From a region of the Sphaerodactylus townsendi isolate TG3544 linkage group LG09, MPM_Stown_v2.3, whole genome shotgun sequence genome:
- the ADCYAP1 gene encoding pituitary adenylate cyclase-activating polypeptide isoform X5: MTGIDNAEFLRSSSRRLEDEVYDEDGHTLSDYGFDSDPVGMADPSSMLDDVYTLYYPPEKRHADGIFNKAYRKVLSQLSARKYLHSLMAKRVGSGASGLEDDSEPLSKRHSDGIFTDSYSRYRKQMAVKKYLAAVLGKRVEEITILHLLLYIDTDALLQGDYEAIEVGEWLTQFLAPVSLQPGSFR; the protein is encoded by the exons ATGACTGGCATCGATAACGCGGAATTCCTGCGCTCGTCTTCTCGCAG GTTGGAAGACGAGGTGTACGACGAAGACGGCCACACCCTTTCGGACTACGGCTTCGACAGCGACCCCGTGGGGATGGCCGACCCTTCCTCCATGCTGGACGACGTGTACACCTTGTACTACCCGCCGGAAAAGAG GCACGCGGATGGGATCTTTAATAAAGCCTATAGGAAAGTGCTGAGCCAGTTGTCGGCGAGAAAGTACCTGCATTCTCTGATGGCCAAGCGGGTGGG CAGCGGGGCCAGCGGCCTGGAGGACGATTCGGAGCCGCTCTCCAAGAGGCACTCGGACGGCATCTTCACAGACAGCTACAGCCGCTACCGAAAACAAATGGCTGTCAAGAAATACTTGGCCGCCGTCCTGGGGAAAAG GGTCGAAGAAATTACTATTCTCCATTTGCTACTGTACATAGACACAGATGCCCTGCTTCAAGGGGATTATGAGGCTATTGAGGTTGGAGAATGGCTGACGCAGTTCCTTGCCCCGGTGAGTctccagccaggctcctttcgaTAA
- the ADCYAP1 gene encoding pituitary adenylate cyclase-activating polypeptide isoform X1, translating to MCSKALLVLLIYGIVMHCIVYCSPAAGLQYPALRLEDEVYDEDGHTLSDYGFDSDPVGMADPSSMLDDVYTLYYPPEKRHADGIFNKAYRKVLSQLSARKYLHSLMAKRVGSGASGLEDDSEPLSKRHSDGIFTDSYSRYRKQMAVKKYLAAVLGKRVEEITILHLLLYIDTDALLQGDYEAIEVGEWLTQFLAPVSLQPGSFR from the exons ATGTGTAGCAAAGCGCTCCTGGTCCTGCTGATCTATGGGATAGTCATGCACTGCATTGTCTACTGCTCACCTGCGGCTGGACTCCAATACCCCGCGCTAAG GTTGGAAGACGAGGTGTACGACGAAGACGGCCACACCCTTTCGGACTACGGCTTCGACAGCGACCCCGTGGGGATGGCCGACCCTTCCTCCATGCTGGACGACGTGTACACCTTGTACTACCCGCCGGAAAAGAG GCACGCGGATGGGATCTTTAATAAAGCCTATAGGAAAGTGCTGAGCCAGTTGTCGGCGAGAAAGTACCTGCATTCTCTGATGGCCAAGCGGGTGGG CAGCGGGGCCAGCGGCCTGGAGGACGATTCGGAGCCGCTCTCCAAGAGGCACTCGGACGGCATCTTCACAGACAGCTACAGCCGCTACCGAAAACAAATGGCTGTCAAGAAATACTTGGCCGCCGTCCTGGGGAAAAG GGTCGAAGAAATTACTATTCTCCATTTGCTACTGTACATAGACACAGATGCCCTGCTTCAAGGGGATTATGAGGCTATTGAGGTTGGAGAATGGCTGACGCAGTTCCTTGCCCCGGTGAGTctccagccaggctcctttcgaTAA
- the ADCYAP1 gene encoding pituitary adenylate cyclase-activating polypeptide isoform X2: MCSKALLVLLIYGIVMHCIVYCSPAAGLQYPALRLEDEVYDEDGHTLSDYGFDSDPVGMADPSSMLDDVYTLYYPPEKRHADGIFNKAYRKVLSQLSARKYLHSLMAKRVGGASGLEDDSEPLSKRHSDGIFTDSYSRYRKQMAVKKYLAAVLGKRVEEITILHLLLYIDTDALLQGDYEAIEVGEWLTQFLAPVSLQPGSFR, from the exons ATGTGTAGCAAAGCGCTCCTGGTCCTGCTGATCTATGGGATAGTCATGCACTGCATTGTCTACTGCTCACCTGCGGCTGGACTCCAATACCCCGCGCTAAG GTTGGAAGACGAGGTGTACGACGAAGACGGCCACACCCTTTCGGACTACGGCTTCGACAGCGACCCCGTGGGGATGGCCGACCCTTCCTCCATGCTGGACGACGTGTACACCTTGTACTACCCGCCGGAAAAGAG GCACGCGGATGGGATCTTTAATAAAGCCTATAGGAAAGTGCTGAGCCAGTTGTCGGCGAGAAAGTACCTGCATTCTCTGATGGCCAAGCGGGTGGG CGGGGCCAGCGGCCTGGAGGACGATTCGGAGCCGCTCTCCAAGAGGCACTCGGACGGCATCTTCACAGACAGCTACAGCCGCTACCGAAAACAAATGGCTGTCAAGAAATACTTGGCCGCCGTCCTGGGGAAAAG GGTCGAAGAAATTACTATTCTCCATTTGCTACTGTACATAGACACAGATGCCCTGCTTCAAGGGGATTATGAGGCTATTGAGGTTGGAGAATGGCTGACGCAGTTCCTTGCCCCGGTGAGTctccagccaggctcctttcgaTAA
- the ADCYAP1 gene encoding pituitary adenylate cyclase-activating polypeptide isoform X4, whose amino-acid sequence MCSKALLVLLIYGIVMHCIVYCSPAAGLQYPALRLEDEVYDEDGHTLSDYGFDSDPVGMADPSSMLDDVYTLYYPPEKRHADGIFNKAYRKVLSQLSARKYLHSLMAKRVGSGASGLEDDSEPLSKRHSDGIFTDSYSRYRKQMAVKKYLAAVLGKRVEEITILHLLLYIDTDALLQGDYEAIEVGEWLTQFLAPAT is encoded by the exons ATGTGTAGCAAAGCGCTCCTGGTCCTGCTGATCTATGGGATAGTCATGCACTGCATTGTCTACTGCTCACCTGCGGCTGGACTCCAATACCCCGCGCTAAG GTTGGAAGACGAGGTGTACGACGAAGACGGCCACACCCTTTCGGACTACGGCTTCGACAGCGACCCCGTGGGGATGGCCGACCCTTCCTCCATGCTGGACGACGTGTACACCTTGTACTACCCGCCGGAAAAGAG GCACGCGGATGGGATCTTTAATAAAGCCTATAGGAAAGTGCTGAGCCAGTTGTCGGCGAGAAAGTACCTGCATTCTCTGATGGCCAAGCGGGTGGG CAGCGGGGCCAGCGGCCTGGAGGACGATTCGGAGCCGCTCTCCAAGAGGCACTCGGACGGCATCTTCACAGACAGCTACAGCCGCTACCGAAAACAAATGGCTGTCAAGAAATACTTGGCCGCCGTCCTGGGGAAAAG GGTCGAAGAAATTACTATTCTCCATTTGCTACTGTACATAGACACAGATGCCCTGCTTCAAGGGGATTATGAGGCTATTGAGGTTGGAGAATGGCTGACGCAGTTCCTTGCCCCG